From the genome of Sphingobacterium sp. UGAL515B_05:
AATCGCGCCAGTTGCTGGTCGCGCACCGTCCAAGCCTTCACGATCTTCGTTTTATTTGTCAACCCTACAGGTAAGGTGAAGCTCGGCAAATAGCCAGCATCCGTCGTGGGAGCAACCAAAGAATGTGCATAAGTCACCGTTGGCAATGCCCGGTACAAATAGACCAAATCAATCTTATCCGGGTTTGCTGCCGCTTCGGTAGCAGTATACCATTTTAGGTCGGCCACAGAAAAAAAGCAGGCCGCGCCGTCTTTTCCGATCAAGTCCAAAGCCATATCCATATTACGAATCGCATAAGCTTCGGTCTTCAACGCAATTTCCTGCCCATTACTGGACCTCGCCCTGAACGTAAAAGTGACCGATTTACCTTTTGCTGCTGCCGGTATTTTGTAGCTATAACGCAGCGTTGAAGCGGAGGTATCTTTTGTAAATTTCACCTCCATGCTATTCCCATTTACTGTAGCAGGGTCGCCAACAACAACACCCACATCTGCCCCCGTACTACTGGTGTAGTACGATTTGTTTTCAAGTACAGTACCTTCATCGCCCGCAATACTGGCTTCTACAGAAATTGATGTAAGTTTCCCCTGATCCGGCAAAATCGCCGCAGCATAAGCAAAGTCCATGGTAGCCCCAACCACATTTGGTCCTAAAGAGCGCTTAATAATATCGTTTTGCAAACCATCTTTTGCTGTTGGAATTTCATAAGCCTCTTCTTTACAGGAACCGAACAACAAGAGCCCAAATCCGATGGACAACAGCCCTATTTTTAAATAATTTGTTTTCATCAGCTTACTTATTTTTGTACTGTCAAATAAACTTTATACGTCTTACGAACCTTTCTATTTCCAGACACGACAGTCCATTCACGTGGCGTATCCAAATTGGAAAAATCTTGTTTTCCTAAAATCTTAGGATCTAACACCGCATCGGTGACCAATGAAAATTGTGGGTATAGATTTTTCAAATCCGTACCAAAGAGCACCTCCACTTTTATGGTTTGCTCAACGGTATCCACCAACGCAGCTTTTGTACGTACCGTCTGAAAATCGGCGCCCAACAGTTCAAAACTACTGACATAACATTCCGACCTGGTCGTGATCAACAAACCATCCTCATCCATTGGATAATCATCCTTACAACCGGACAAGCTAACGAACAGCATACCGATTAAAAATAATGTATATTTCATTTTATTACAGTCAAGTGTTACCATATTATTTCCAAGGTATATTTTGTGTTAAATTCGGATTCCGCGAACGTTCTGTTTCCGGAATTTGATAGATATAACACTTTTGATAAGTCAATTCAGACTCATTGAAGAAAAAGCGTTCCCAATTATTTCCAAAACTATCCTGGAACCATTTTCCATCACCATAAGGTTTGCCAAACACTGTTTCCAGTTTACGCCATCTCCTCAAGTCAAATGCGCGCTGCCCTTCGCCAAACAACTCAACAATTCTTTCCTGCTCTATGGCATCGAAAAATGCATCACGAGACGAGGTTTTAGCTCCAGCAAGCGCAGGTAGGTTACCACGACGCCTAACCTTATTAACCAAATCAATTGCGTCCGCCTGTGGACCACCAATCTCATTGGTCGCTTCAGCATACATCAGGTATACGTCAGCAATGCGCATCAAAGGCCAATTGTAATTTCCATCACTACGTGCCACACCACCATAATTGCGCACAAATTTACGCGATTGCAATCCCGAGAGATTTGTGGTATTATCGGTAAAGGAAGTTTTGTAGGAGACACCGTTAACCGTCACCGCAGCTCCCCAAGTTTTGTAGATAAAGGGAATATAACCTGTGGTCTCCGTAGGGCTCATACTCATAATCAATTCGTAATCCCACAACAAAGTCGCTTTCATGCGATAATCGCGGTTACGGTACGACTCAGGGTTCACCGCTGAATTTGCCGTAGTACGTGCTGCAGGATTTTTCACCGGATCTAGCTGAACCATCTTTGGTAAGAAATCTCCTGTAATGGTAGATTGGTAACGATCGGCCAATTCATAGCGCGGAATCGCCTGATTCTGTCCTAAAGACACCAATGGCCCCGTCCATACCCGCTGATATTCCTCACTTTGTTTTGTTCCCACACCGCCATGGGTAAGCACCATGACCATTTCCTCATCTTGGCTCAAGTTGCCGGTAGAAGGTATAAACATGTAGTAATAATTTGGGAGCACATCAGCCTTCCCCAATTCACCCCATTGACCTGGATCACCATTTCTAAACATTTTGATGCCAAAATCATTGATTACACGTTTAAAATCAGCAGCGGCCGCAGTATATGCCGTTTTAGCCTCTGTAGCAGATTGTACAAATCCATCCAATTCAGGCCATCCGTTTTTCTTCCACGAACCCCAATACAATTGAAACTTACCACGAAAGGCCAATGCAGCAGGCTTACCGGCACGACCAATTGCAGACCCCTTTTTGGGCAATTTGTCCACCGCATAGTTCAAATCAGCCATAATAGAATCTTTCAGCTGTGCAATAGGCATTCTCCGCACCGTATCAGCCTCTGCGGGAGCTGGTGCCGATTTATAAAAATAAGGCACATCACCCCATAGGGAAATCAATCTAAAGTATGCAATGGCGCGCAACAACTTGGCCTCCGCCACGATAATTTCCAGGGTTTGTTTTACAGCATCAGTTTTTGCTACGGGCAACAAACGCGTATTGGTATTTTCGATCACAAAGTTAGAACTGAATATAGATCCATACAATGCTCTATACATTGCCGATGCACCGGAGCCATAATTCATCGGACTATTGACCGTTAATGAAATAGGTGCCGCACCAGTATTGTACATTTTAAGGAAATCTCCATGTCCATCGAAATGATAGTCGCGATCAAAACAAGGCCTAAATATGGAATAGTTCGCCATTAACGCAGCAAGCGCGTCATTTTCGTCCACCCAGAACGTTTCGGAGCTTGGCGTTGTTGTTGGATTCTGATTCAACAAATCTTTGCGACATGCGGACAAACCAAGAAGCAGCAAAGAAGAAATAAACAATATGTTATATATCGATTTCATAAGTTCAAATATTATAAGTCAACATTCAGTCCAACCACAAAACTCTTCGTCATCGGATAAGCATCATTGGTATAGGTACTTTTCTCCGGATCTAAGCCTTTAAAACTTGTCAATACCGCTAAATTATCGACCGAACCAAATACACGTAACTTCTGGATGCCCAGCTTCATCAGTAATTCTTTCTTAAAAGTATAGCCAAGCTGCAGATTTTTCACCCTTAAATAAGACATGTTTTGCAGCCAAAATGTGCTCAAATACGCATTTGGACTCGTTGATCCTAATGTACTTGGAAGCAACTTAGGATAATCAGCATCGCGATTGTCCAGGCTCCACATATTATTCCACTGGTCCTCAGTAATAGCCTGATTTGCCGTTCCTAAAAAGTTCGAATTCGCTTTGTTCATCCAAAATTCCTTTCTTCCTGTGGCAGCCTGCAACAGGAAAGAAAAATCAAAACCTTTGTAGTCCACCGAACCTCTAAATCCGTAATTCACCTTTGGTCTACCCAGTTGATAAGCTGGATATGCTACACGGTCATTCGCATCCAATTTGCCATCACCATTGACATCTTTCAACAAAATATCTCCCGGGGAAGCGCCCTGAGGAACAGCATTATAGACATCCTGCCAAGACTGAGCAATGCCCAACGATTCGAAAGCATAGATAAAATTATAAGGCATATCAATAAATACCGAACCTCTTTGCAACTGCTCATTCCAGGACAGCAGCTTGTTCTTGTTATACCCAACATTAAAGTTCAGCATGTAACCCACATCGCCCTTTCGGTCATTCCAGGTAACATTTGCTTCCAGCCCTTTATTCATCATATCACCAATATTACGTCGGGGGGCAGTGAATAAACCCGTCAGATGCATAGATACATCCGAAGGCCTGTTCATACCAATCGTCTTTCTTTCGTAATAATCCAGCTCCGCAGTCAGTTTATTTTTAAAGAATCCAAGATCCAAACCAAAATTAAACACACGTGTCTTTTCCCAGGTAAGGTCATAGTTGATCAGTTTCTTATTGATCAACCCTTTGACAACAGACCCTGTTCCTGTACTATTGTCAATCAAATAATAAGGACTAGAGACCAAAGATTGCTTCTGCTCATACAATCCGACACCACTATTATTCCCCAAAGAACCATAAGAAGCTCTAAATTTGGCCGAACTCATCCTGATCTTTTCCTTAAATGCCGACATAAATACCTCGTCTGAAATCCGCCAGCCCACTGCCGCTGATGGAAAAAAGCCATATTGATCACCCGGCAAGAAACGTGATGAACCATCTACCCGGAAGTTCCCTTCAAACATATACTTTCCGAAGGCCGTATAATTTAATCGTCCAATATAAGAACGCAAACCTTCTGCCGATGATGATCCCGACACATTTTGCACGTCTTCAGAAGCGCCATCAATTTCATGTAAACTAGGATGCAAACGATCTAAGCGACTACCTGCCAAAACACGATTGTTCCAATATTCTTCTGAATACACGGCCAAAGCAGAGAAATTATGGTTAGCGCCAAACTTATGATCGTAACTCAATTTGAAGTTCAGCTGGGTTTTGTAATTGTTTCGGTCTGTATTATATATCCCATCATTTGTCGGCACAAGATCCCGGATAGACAATCCCGTCCGGATGTTATATAATTTTGTCGGCATATCTGCCTTCCATTGAAAACGCGTATCATAATTTAGGGCATAATCCACTTTAGCCTCAAATCCTTTAAATGGCTTCCAGTTTAAATAACCATTCACCAAAGCCTGCTTTTGATTCATGTGGTTTTGGTTGCGCGTCATGTAATCTGCATAAATATTATTGGCCTGCGGACTTTCATTGTAAGACATTGCACCGCCATAAAAACCGGTAATAGGATCATAAGGCAATATACCTGCTGGTGAGGTAAACAGATCCATCCCACTTGTCGAGTTGGCAGTCATACCGTCTTCGTAGTTATAACGGTAATCGGACCAGTTTCCGGAGAACCGCACTCCAGCACCGATGGTGTTGGTTACTTTGGTTTCGAAGTTAAATGCAGCATTATAACGTTTAAAATCATTATTGATCTGTATCCCCTTCTCATCCAGCATACCGACAGACAAATAGTAATTATTATTTTCAGTCCCCCCATTAATGGAAACATTATAATTCCCACTTTGACCATTGCGGAGAATAACATCCCACCAATCGGTACTTGGATATAATCTCGGGTCGATCATACTCAATGCCAACCATTCGTCGATGGTTCCATTCTTAAAATTGAATGCAGATGCGGCCGTATTATAGGCCTGTGCCCTTTGAGTAGCCGTCATCGCTTTTGCATAATTATTGACAAAATCAAAAGAGCGGGTAGGTTTCACCAGCGATTTGTTGGCACTAAAGGAAATAGCCGTCCTACTGTTTCTTTTACCAGACTTTGTCGTGATCAATACAACCCCATTGGCCGCTCTGGAACCGTATACTGCAGCGGAAGAAGCATCTTTTAGTACGGTCACACTTTCAATATCATTCACATTCACACGATTCATATTGACATCGGGCATTCCATCAACCACGATCAGCGGTCCAGCACTGTTGACCGTCCCCAATCCCCGAATCAAAAGATCCGCTGCATTATTTCCGGCCATTCCGGAGTTTTGACTTACGGCCAAACCAGGAATAACACCTTGCAATGCCTGCGAGGCATTGGAAAGACCCCGACTCGAGGTCGATTGATCAAAATTGACACTGGCCACAGCACCAGTCAAGTTGCCTTTTTTCTGCTTACCATACCCCACCACAACAACCTCATCCAGTGCATTTTCGCTCGCATCAAGCACCAAAGCCTGCACATCTTTCCCCGACACCACTTTTGTATTAAAACCGATTAACCGAAATTGAATCTGATCGGAAACGGACCCCGTTAATTTAAAACGACCTTCTTGATCCGTAACGGTAACAGTTGCATTTTTAAGGTTACGCACTTCTACACCGGACAGTGGCTGCCCTTTGGCGTCCAGCACCTGCCCGACAAGCTGCTGCTGAAATTTAGCTAAACCCGACGAAGGGTTTAAAACATCCGAGATCGGAATCTTTCCATTGTTAAGGGAAGAAGGTACATTTGCCAATGCAGCCATCGAAATAAAAGGTAGCCCCACCAAAAGGCAACTCCTGTTTATTACATCCCGGATTTTAATCTGCTTTAGTATCATGAATACTCAGGTTAAAGTGGTTAAATAAATGATTTATAAGCTCTTTAGTTTATTGGTATTTTTTCAGGAAACATAACGCTCGACCCTAATATGGTCTAAATTGTATTTCCATCGCTATCATAGTGAATACAATAATATATATTTTTTGTATACAATTCAATATTTTTTTTACTTTTTTACAAAAATAGGCTGGCT
Proteins encoded in this window:
- a CDS encoding DUF4466 family protein; translated protein: MKTNYLKIGLLSIGFGLLLFGSCKEEAYEIPTAKDGLQNDIIKRSLGPNVVGATMDFAYAAAILPDQGKLTSISVEASIAGDEGTVLENKSYYTSSTGADVGVVVGDPATVNGNSMEVKFTKDTSASTLRYSYKIPAAAKGKSVTFTFRARSSNGQEIALKTEAYAIRNMDMALDLIGKDGAACFFSVADLKWYTATEAAANPDKIDLVYLYRALPTVTYAHSLVAPTTDAGYLPSFTLPVGLTNKTKIVKAWTVRDQQLARLQYSVFVDDVDLKDKSFVDAPDFAINLKAESGIWVQTADGKYNAYVYVNSVNNTTKEMKISVKRLQVK
- a CDS encoding RagB/SusD family nutrient uptake outer membrane protein; this encodes MKSIYNILFISSLLLLGLSACRKDLLNQNPTTTPSSETFWVDENDALAALMANYSIFRPCFDRDYHFDGHGDFLKMYNTGAAPISLTVNSPMNYGSGASAMYRALYGSIFSSNFVIENTNTRLLPVAKTDAVKQTLEIIVAEAKLLRAIAYFRLISLWGDVPYFYKSAPAPAEADTVRRMPIAQLKDSIMADLNYAVDKLPKKGSAIGRAGKPAALAFRGKFQLYWGSWKKNGWPELDGFVQSATEAKTAYTAAAADFKRVINDFGIKMFRNGDPGQWGELGKADVLPNYYYMFIPSTGNLSQDEEMVMVLTHGGVGTKQSEEYQRVWTGPLVSLGQNQAIPRYELADRYQSTITGDFLPKMVQLDPVKNPAARTTANSAVNPESYRNRDYRMKATLLWDYELIMSMSPTETTGYIPFIYKTWGAAVTVNGVSYKTSFTDNTTNLSGLQSRKFVRNYGGVARSDGNYNWPLMRIADVYLMYAEATNEIGGPQADAIDLVNKVRRRGNLPALAGAKTSSRDAFFDAIEQERIVELFGEGQRAFDLRRWRKLETVFGKPYGDGKWFQDSFGNNWERFFFNESELTYQKCYIYQIPETERSRNPNLTQNIPWK
- a CDS encoding TonB-dependent receptor, yielding MILKQIKIRDVINRSCLLVGLPFISMAALANVPSSLNNGKIPISDVLNPSSGLAKFQQQLVGQVLDAKGQPLSGVEVRNLKNATVTVTDQEGRFKLTGSVSDQIQFRLIGFNTKVVSGKDVQALVLDASENALDEVVVVGYGKQKKGNLTGAVASVNFDQSTSSRGLSNASQALQGVIPGLAVSQNSGMAGNNAADLLIRGLGTVNSAGPLIVVDGMPDVNMNRVNVNDIESVTVLKDASSAAVYGSRAANGVVLITTKSGKRNSRTAISFSANKSLVKPTRSFDFVNNYAKAMTATQRAQAYNTAASAFNFKNGTIDEWLALSMIDPRLYPSTDWWDVILRNGQSGNYNVSINGGTENNNYYLSVGMLDEKGIQINNDFKRYNAAFNFETKVTNTIGAGVRFSGNWSDYRYNYEDGMTANSTSGMDLFTSPAGILPYDPITGFYGGAMSYNESPQANNIYADYMTRNQNHMNQKQALVNGYLNWKPFKGFEAKVDYALNYDTRFQWKADMPTKLYNIRTGLSIRDLVPTNDGIYNTDRNNYKTQLNFKLSYDHKFGANHNFSALAVYSEEYWNNRVLAGSRLDRLHPSLHEIDGASEDVQNVSGSSSAEGLRSYIGRLNYTAFGKYMFEGNFRVDGSSRFLPGDQYGFFPSAAVGWRISDEVFMSAFKEKIRMSSAKFRASYGSLGNNSGVGLYEQKQSLVSSPYYLIDNSTGTGSVVKGLINKKLINYDLTWEKTRVFNFGLDLGFFKNKLTAELDYYERKTIGMNRPSDVSMHLTGLFTAPRRNIGDMMNKGLEANVTWNDRKGDVGYMLNFNVGYNKNKLLSWNEQLQRGSVFIDMPYNFIYAFESLGIAQSWQDVYNAVPQGASPGDILLKDVNGDGKLDANDRVAYPAYQLGRPKVNYGFRGSVDYKGFDFSFLLQAATGRKEFWMNKANSNFLGTANQAITEDQWNNMWSLDNRDADYPKLLPSTLGSTSPNAYLSTFWLQNMSYLRVKNLQLGYTFKKELLMKLGIQKLRVFGSVDNLAVLTSFKGLDPEKSTYTNDAYPMTKSFVVGLNVDL